The Tachysurus vachellii isolate PV-2020 chromosome 23, HZAU_Pvac_v1, whole genome shotgun sequence genome segment gaagggccgagcgacattcacagccgagcagaagggccaagcgacgtccacagccgagcagaagggccgagcgacgtccacagccgagcagaagggccgagcgacgtccacagccgagcagaagggcagaagggccgagcgacatccacagccgagcagaagggccgagcgacgtccacagccgagcagaagggccgagcgacgtccacagccgagcagaagggccgagcgacgtccacagccgagcagaagggccgagcgacgtccacagccgagcagaagtgccgagcgacgtccacagccgagcagaagggccgagcgacgtccacagccgagcagaagggccgagcgacgtccacagccgagctgaagggccgagcgaagtgAGGAAGTGAGGGCCaaggaagtgaggcgacgtcctcctTGGACGGAACCGGAAGTGGAGccgcgtccctcaccggaaaagaTGCGGgacgatgccgcagggcaccaaaaaataaaaaggggcaAAACCGGGATGGTGACATCATCCGCAGATGAAGTGAGGTGGCGTCCTCCTCGGACAGAACTGGAGGTGGAGCGGCATCACTCACCGGATAAAAATGCGACGCGATGTCatcaacaaaagaaaacaggtccagaagagaagaaaaaaaagccggtccgagctagaagctatcctgctgggtcttagtTTGGGcggaatcattctgtcacaaccgggaaggaaggagacagaaccgtatgcaggatagcttcaactgagtggggtttaataaataataagacatGCAAGAGGAACACAGACGAAAACTAAACGAAATAAAGGCGTTACACGAACATGACAATGACGGTTCACACGATGACGATCGGCAACGTGGCACGATTAAATAGACATGATAATGACAacgggaaacaggtgtgtggagacgggaggagcagacgaaggcggggcagacacgtgacgaggaacataaacaaaggcacatggccaaaagtccgggctgagtcctcaCAGTCATCCTAAGAATGAGTGGATTTGTGAAGCAAGGACACAACACTACCTCTATGCTTTTTCCCCCTCAGAATTTAATCCTGTCTGACACATGTGGATATTTGTGAACAGCCTTGTGCACAAACTTCACCATCACCAACTTTGCATTTTCCAATTCCCCACATTGAATCTTTGGTGGCAGGTGGTCTGGATACACCCCAAATATCAGGCGCTGGTTACACCAAGGCCGATACGTACTCCCTTGTATACTAACTGACATGTTGTATGTTCCTGCTCTGGTGAGCACAAGATGTTCTCCCTGTGGAGAACAGCATGGTGAGACATTAGAGCGacagagaaaataaagcaaGGTGGGAACCGTAGCCCCAGCACCACAGATCCCTGTTCCTCAGAAGAGTTCTTTAACTGCATACAGATGGCAGCGGCGCTCCTCAGGTGTCTGACCTGACTGTCATCTACTGAAAAATGTAGCGACATGCGACAGCTATTTACAGCCAATATtatgtacaaaaaataaaaatggacagaTGAGTTCACAAAGAGTttcattaaatttaaatgtttattgagGGAGTTAATCAGCTGTCATTGGATTACAAATGAATGTGAAGTAAAaagcttttctgtttttcctctaTCTTGGTTTAAGTTCTTGTTCTACAGATACAGTGCATAGAGATAAGTGGAAAATAAAAGCCCTTGTGTCATAGACATCATATGTGAAGGACTAAAACTCAGttaaatggaaatgaataaaGTTAAAGAAATAGACTATTTGGCTAGTGGCACTTCAAGCTTTGGACCAATAGAGGGCACTAGTGATTCTAATTATTCATTCTATTCTGacagttttttaaaatacagaaaCGATAACACAATAGAACAAATAGAACAAAATGAGCTACAGCAGAAACTATagaatcagcaccttctgaccaatcagaatcgagaaagCAGTGTACTGGGATAAGTCATCAAACCATAAACAAACCCTTAATAATGACCCTAATAATAATCTATATGGAATATAACTGGACAGTatacatgcccacacacagtgttgtgtgtgtttaagtgccTTCATTAGTGACACGACAGCCTTTAAAACCACTGGTGAAATTAAGAGTCatctaaatgataaataaagtctcaacaaaataaaagtcttatatttatcacaaaaaaacagataaagaaagagtATATAAAGAACTACAAACAGAAAACACCAAATTCTTTAGCATTAAAATATGATGGGACAAATATAAGGAAAAgcgtagacaaaaaaaaaattctttctcaACCCGCATACACAATTTTTTAAGGTAAAACAGTATACAagcactacaatacactactaTAGCATCAATACTGCTACTGATGAAATGCCAAAGCTGCCCCTCTTCTCTTAATCAGTTTAGATACAGAACAGTATGATCACATCTCTCTCAACTTTTGCTTTGTCTGGGGATTTTCTGGACCTTGCTGTAGATCTGAGACGTatcatcatcctcttcatctGCCACAAGCCTGTAGAACAAAAGGAGGTCATTTACAAATAAGGTATAGTATTAAATTTATAATCAGTCACTAAATGGACTTAATGATGTTGACTGAGCAGCACAGTTACTGTTGttataatgataatgatttgCTCACTGGATAGTAGCAGTTCTCCTGCTAACGTTCACTTCAGCGTACTGAACATCCTCTTCCTCTGTGCTGTGTGCAGGAAGTCTCGGGGACAGAGACCCTTCCTGTGTGTGGGAGCTTTTAATAACAACACTGGCGTAGTGAACGTCATCCTGTTCGTCTGAGACTCTTCTGCTACGGTTTGAGGCTGAGATATTTTCATACACTGATGCAGACTGAggctgaaaacaaacacagtatTAAGTTTAATTCTGAACATGTCACATGATCAAACAGTCCCTCCTCCTTTCAACCGCACTCACCTGTCCACTCTCACCAGTGCTGCTGTGGCCATTAGCTGAGCTCCGCTTCCTCTTCCTGAGAAACGACAAGCATGTGTTCAAGCCAATTGTacataataatttaaatgtaaattatgtttcAAAAACATTCAGTATGTTCACGTTTTACATACCATATCCACAGAGCTCCTGGGATGAGTGTTAATGCCAAGAAGACAAACAGTCCCAACATGGTGAATGTTAACACATTGTTCTTAGgcccttaataaaaaaaaacataaataaaatttatactttatacagctacacaaatgttttacatttacatcatttggaaaatgcccttatccagagcgatgtaaaaaagtgtgtaaatcCCTATACAGtaattggatacattaactctggttgaGTAGGTTTTATGCTGCACTTACTGAACACATCCAGGTGTGTTGGTGTAGAGTTGTGGTGTCCCAGCTGGTTGTGAGCAGTGCAGTAGTACAGTCCTCTGTGCTGGGAGCTGATGTTACTGATGCTGTAATTCTGGCCTGTTATCAGCAGTGTGTCTGCAGCTGAACTCTGTTTAAACCAGGAGTAGGTGAGAACAGGAGGGTTTGCATCACTGCTACAgctcagagtcactgaatcccCCTCAACTGTCACTCCAGAGGAAAGAACCACTGCTGTGGTGTTTTTAGGGGAatctgaacagaaataaaacacctgaATCAGCTGCTGTGTGTTCAGGATCAGTGTTTGATAGAGATGTAGATGGACTCTGAATGAGGAGAGTAaaatccacactcacacactggaggagagaggagactgTCATGGCCTTCAACAGCACAGCTGTAACTGACCGCACCACCGACTGCAGCTACAGAGCAGGAGGCAGATTTACACTCAGACACACGCTGTCCGTTCTTGTACCAGATGTAAGTGGGTTTGTTAGACAGACTGCAGGTGGTGATGCAGCTCAGATCGATTTGTCCGCTACCCGAGTCTGATACTGTAACCTTCAGATCTGCAAATATTAAATTAGATTGTAATTACTTTTATCTGTAAAactatagataaataaatgtataatagtgTGACATTacctgtgacagacagagagactccaGGTTCTCCGGTGTATTTTACTGTAGGATCATCAGTGTAGAATCTGAACCTGTATGTTtgagcgtctctctctctcaggttagtGATTCTCAGACTACAGTCATTCTGGGAGCTCTGTGTGTACTGCACTCGGCCCTGATACTCTTCATCCTCTCTCACATCCTCCAGGTCTTTAATGAACCACATCATTTCTGTGACCTTGTATTTATTAGGGAAGATGTAATAACTGTGTATGTCCACTGATGAGCCAATCAGAGAACAGATAGTCTGGGTGGAGTAAATCACACTCCAGCAGCTCTTCTCATCTAAATtgcctgaaacacacaaaatacaatagacttaaaaaataatttatatgtgAGTTTATTGCCATCTATTAGGTTTGAGCcaagtgtaaataataaaaaataagtttgGATCTTTTACTCTGTTTAGAAACATAATTTTCTTGAGatcagaataaaagaaaaagacacttaaaaaaaaggtttttgtgaATTGGAGCATGTTGTTGAATCAGGCCAAAATGCCATGAGCACACCTGCTTTTCACATCCTCAAATTTGTTCCAAAATCTAGCAGAGTAAAGtgtaaacctggcaaccctacATGCATTGTGTTTTATCATGATACACACTCTGAGAAAGAGCAATTAGCATACGAACAATTACGGTTATGATTTCTATttagatttaacatttatagtTACCATTTAAAGTTAGTTTTAAGATTGATGTCACTTTTAAGAAGAGTTACTATATGTTTAATGTGTACATAACATTAAGATTTAAAATTTACTCTAAAACTTAAAACTATTATTTGATGTGTTGCTCTTTACATACAATGACAGAGTGAGTGAAGTTTAAAGTGAGTTCTTACAGACAGCAGGAGAGCGAAGTTCCTCATGTCCTCTTACAGCACAGGAGAAGCTGCCTGCATCCTCACTGCTGACATTCAGTTCATTTCTGTCCTGGTCAGTAACACGCTGTCCGTTCTTGTACCAGATGTAAGTGGGTTTGTTAGACAGAGTGCAGGTGGTGATGCAgctcagcttcttcttcttgtacCAGTCTGATACTGTAACCTTCAGATCTGCAAATATTAAATTAGATTGTAATTACttttatctgtaaaaatgtagataaataaatgtataatagtgTGACATTacctgtgacagacagagagactccaGGTTCTCCGGTGTATTTTCCTTTAGGATCATCAGTGTAGAATCTGAACCTGTATGTTtgagcgtctctctctctcaggttagtGATTCTCAGACTACAGTCATTCTGGGAGCTCTGTGTGTACTGCACTCGGCCCTGATACTCTTCATCCTCTCTCACATCCTCAGGCCCAACATTAACCTGCTCTTTAATGAACCACACTGATTTTATCACTGTGTGACCTGCAGGATATTTATAAGAGCAGGAAAGATCAACTGATGTGTTTTTCAGAGCACACACATGTTCAGCAGTGTAAGTCACACCCCAACACTGTTTACCCAGtacacctgaaacacacagagacgtaCACACAGGAAGGAAGAAGTCAGAACTGCaaattttatatctttataaacatttagttTATTCTGTGTGTCAATGAAAATGAAGTAAATACTGTGAGACAGAATTGTGAAATGAAGCGATGTGTTTAAACTACAGTTGAACAGCACCAATGATTTATTGTAGGATTCTGAGAGCACCATCAGAATAAAGAACACTGTTCCAGGGACAAAGAATCAGGAATCCTGATTATATGGTCATAGGAGCCATAAAACCACAAACTGtcactcactgacactgtgGAACCAGTTAATTACTGCTGGTTTGTGGTCATCTAACTTCAGCTGTCCTGTGAACAACTAGGAGAGTGTGAGAGCAACTCTGACCAAGGGAAGACCCTCTCAGCACAAGGAAATCTTTAACAAACCTACTGATTCATGTCACTGGTCAAGAACAGATAGAACCCAAGAGATAGAACCCAAGACTCCTCACCCTTTGTTCGTTCCCACAGGCACACAAAGTTCCCCATGCTCTCACCACTATTCATACAATCCACAGAACTCctgtttaaacaaacacatcagAACTCTCTACAGTCTAAAGGCAGATGTTCAATTGGAAGCCTGCAAGGTCATTTGTTCTGGCCCTTCAAGTGCAttttaaagtgcatttaagtctcagttaaatgagttaaatgagTGTGATATGACTCTCTGATTTACCcatttgaatgtagaaaaaagaTCAGAAAGAAGATCACGCAGACTCTGAGATCAAGACTCCACATCAACACAAGTTCACACAAAGACTCAGACTCCAGGCTTTTGCACTGCCAAGAACCACATCATCATTCTTCAAGCACTTTCACTTCATTCACCTCCTGACTGGTCTCCTGAAACGCTACTGAAAAGTCGTCCAGACCACCGACGAATAAAATCGTCTGAAAATCCACCAGTCAAAGGAACTAATGAGGGATTTCCTCgtccaaacacaccacacaaacacaagtacaGGACCTCTAGATTCTCTGTGAACTGGTGCTCTTAAACACAAGGTTTAAAGCCCTACTAAAGAACTAAAAGAAGCTTAAACTGATATGATGGTTTGTTCAGTTCATGGTGTGAGATCTAACATACGTTACTAGAAACGTGAATtcatttctaacatttatttcattcccATCTCTGTTCTAAATCCTTCTGTGTtgacctttgtgtgtgtttatgtgttagtTTAGTTCTGTGTATTAGAATAGTGTAATAAAGtctcatcagtgtttaaatgaaAGTGTCTTGTGTTTCATGAATTTACTGTGTTAAGCTGTCGATCCTGTTACTGTACTATTAACACAGTGTTTTCACTACATGTAGGATTTTATCACCGGTGACCACGGAGGCAACATCACATgcagaattaataaataaactacattCATCTTATCGCTGTATGAATAGTGAATCAGCTGTGGAAGTGTTAAGTTTGTAATATTTCTCGCTCTGAGCCGATCAGACAGTTTCCCATCACATGTACTGGTGGAGAATGAGGGCAGTTCAAGTGCAAATTCCCCATCATTATTaactgaaatattatttaattatttgttatctCATTAACTAAAGTCCTAAATGatacacaccatcacatcactgattattaaacattaaaaaataataaaattaagtcCCCTTTATCAGAAACAATGCTATGAACAAATGATGATGTTTTAATGACAGTAATATGAGCTACTGGTTTCAGTTGGATGCTGAAGGACAGATTTACtctgacacttacacactggAGGAGAGCGGTGTTCACTCCCATACACCTGACAGGAGTAGCTGCCTTCATCATATTGACTGGTGGAGTAAAGTACAGTGGAGGCGTTATCTGAGTATTTGATATGATGTTCATTCCTGTACCACGTGGAAAGGCGTGTGTCGAGTCTGCAGGTGGAGCTACAGGTCACTTTCACTTCTCTCTGTCCTACAGTGTTAGGATCCACCTTCACCTGCAAGTCTACACACAATTATGGACCAAATCACTGTAAATACATACTACATATtacacaataaagtgtgtgtgtgtgtgtgtgtgtgtgtgttacctgtaacATTCAGTTGAACTCCAGATGAAGCTGATATCCAGTCACTGCTCTGTGTTTTAAATCTAAAGTTATAAACTCCAgagtcactcactctcacattaCTCACTGTCAGACTACAGTCAGACCCCCAGGTGTTTACAGACACACGTCCTGAATATTCTGGATCTTTTCTCAGGTCTTGTGGTTCTCCTTCAGAGCTCTGGACTCGATACCACTGTCTCTCTGTGACTCTGGAGTGATCAGGTGTAAATGTACAGGGGATTTTTACTGTAGATCCAATAACAACACAGAGACTCTGAGAGGAGAAAGTTACACTGTGCTGAGCCTGAACTCCtggaacacacacgcacacatacacagacacacacagacagacacacacacagacgcacacacagcacaaacaga includes the following:
- the LOC132839002 gene encoding B-cell receptor CD22-like isoform X2 encodes the protein MLRNITVTTILMLLTGVQAQHSVTFSSQSLCVVIGSTVKIPCTFTPDHSRVTERQWYRVQSSEGEPQDLRKDPEYSGRVSVNTWGSDCSLTVSNVRVSDSGVYNFRFKTQSSDWISASSGVQLTVTDLQVKLDPNTVGQREVKVTCSSTCRLNTHGFYWYRNDRYIRYTDDASIVLDSTSGSDEGSYSCQVYESTHHSPPVCVLGKQCWGVTYTAEHVCALKNTSVDLSCSYKYPAGHTVIKSVWFIKEQVNVGPEDVREDEEYQGRVQYTQSSQNDCSLRITNLRERDAQTYRFRFYTDDPKGKYTGEPGVSLSVTDLKVTVSDWYKKKKLSCITTCTLSNKPTYIWYKNGQRVTDQDRNELNVSSEDAGSFSCAVRGHEELRSPAVCNLDEKSCWSVIYSTQTICSLIGSSVDIHSYYIFPNKYKVTEMMWFIKDLEDVREDEEYQGRVQYTQSSQNDCSLRITNLRERDAQTYRFRFYTDDPTVKYTGEPGVSLSVTDLKVTVSDSGSGQIDLSCITTCSLSNKPTYIWYKNGQRVSECKSASCSVAAVGGAVSYSCAVEGHDSLLSPPVYSPKNTTAVVLSSGVTVEGDSVTLSCSSDANPPVLTYSWFKQSSAADTLLITGQNYSISNISSQHRGLYYCTAHNQLGHHNSTPTHLDVFRPKNNVLTFTMLGLFVFLALTLIPGALWIWKRKRSSANGHSSTGESGQPQSASVYENISASNRSRRVSDEQDDVHYASVVIKSSHTQEGSLSPRLPAHSTEEEDVQYAEVNVSRRTATIQLVADEEDDDTSQIYSKVQKIPRQSKS
- the LOC132839002 gene encoding B-cell receptor CD22-like isoform X1, translating into MFYRMLRNITVTTILMLLTGVQAQHSVTFSSQSLCVVIGSTVKIPCTFTPDHSRVTERQWYRVQSSEGEPQDLRKDPEYSGRVSVNTWGSDCSLTVSNVRVSDSGVYNFRFKTQSSDWISASSGVQLNVTDLQVKVDPNTVGQREVKVTCSSTCRLDTRLSTWYRNEHHIKYSDNASTVLYSTSQYDEGSYSCQVYGSEHRSPPVCVLGKQCWGVTYTAEHVCALKNTSVDLSCSYKYPAGHTVIKSVWFIKEQVNVGPEDVREDEEYQGRVQYTQSSQNDCSLRITNLRERDAQTYRFRFYTDDPKGKYTGEPGVSLSVTDLKVTVSDWYKKKKLSCITTCTLSNKPTYIWYKNGQRVTDQDRNELNVSSEDAGSFSCAVRGHEELRSPAVCNLDEKSCWSVIYSTQTICSLIGSSVDIHSYYIFPNKYKVTEMMWFIKDLEDVREDEEYQGRVQYTQSSQNDCSLRITNLRERDAQTYRFRFYTDDPTVKYTGEPGVSLSVTDLKVTVSDSGSGQIDLSCITTCSLSNKPTYIWYKNGQRVSECKSASCSVAAVGGAVSYSCAVEGHDSLLSPPVYSPKNTTAVVLSSGVTVEGDSVTLSCSSDANPPVLTYSWFKQSSAADTLLITGQNYSISNISSQHRGLYYCTAHNQLGHHNSTPTHLDVFRPKNNVLTFTMLGLFVFLALTLIPGALWIWKRKRSSANGHSSTGESGQPQSASVYENISASNRSRRVSDEQDDVHYASVVIKSSHTQEGSLSPRLPAHSTEEEDVQYAEVNVSRRTATIQLVADEEDDDTSQIYSKVQKIPRQSKS